The stretch of DNA GGCCTCTTTTCCCGAGATTGGATGCCAGCTCCAGGGCCTGAGCATTCTGATCAGGGGTGCTTCGTGCGTTCCAGACCTCGACCAGATCGACAGCTTCCGCAAGATCCTGAATAGAACGGTGACTCCGGTAAGGATGAGGCAGGACTGCCACCCCACCCTGCTCTCTGATCTCGTCGATCACCTCTTCCCACACGCGGGTTCTGATCTCCTCCTGTATCCCGAGCCCTATGATGTCACCGGCATCGGACTTCACCTCCGAGCCGACAATGACCCGGATACCGGACTTCTCTTCATACTTTCTGCCTTCAAGTCCTCCTTGAATGGTGTCGTGGTCGGTGATCGCCACAGCATCCAGCCCCTTTTTCTTTGCGACAGAGAGGATCTTCTCCGGGTGCATAAGAGAATCATGAGAATACCTGGAGTGGATATGAAAGTCAGCGACGAACCTGTCCATGAGCCCTCCAGAACCTGCCCTGCGCCACCCTGAGGAGGAACTCTGCGCCGGTCATCCCGATCTCCACGACATTTGGTACGATATCAGCCGGTTCAACATCCGAACGCGTACGGCCATCGAAAAATTCCCGCGCAATCTGGGGTATCGCGCGGGGATTTGTCATCGCATGGAACAGTTCCCCAGGAAAGAGCCACCTGAACCTCGTGCCAACCTGATACTCAAAGACAGGTTTGATATCCCCGTCCAGTGCCATCTTGCACGCAAGATAGGGAAAGTCCACACTGGAAGCAATGGCAAGGTCCAGAGATCCCCAGAACTTCGGGTTGATCTCCATCAGCACGTACTCCCCATTCTGTGCATCCTTTTTGAACTCAACCATGGCGACGCCATGCCACCTGAGTTCGTCCAGCATTGCCAGTCCGCATCGCTTCAGCTCCGGGTCGAAGATACTCTCCGCGCAGGTGCTCGGCCCACCGGTGACGGGGTATTCCCTGATTCGCCGGTGCATAAATATCGCCCGCGGCTCTCCATGATTATAGAGGGCAAAGAACCCATAGCCATCGCCAGGGATGTATTCCTGCACGATCGGCAGGTACCTCGATATCGATGAAAACCGGGAGATCAGTTCCTTCGGCGTGTTTGCATAGCCGACATACCCGGCCTCCTCAGCACCCTTTACAACAACAGGATATCGTAGTTCTCGCGCAAGTTCCCGAACTTCGGGAACACTGCGGGGATAATAGGTTTTTGGTACACGCACACCTACTTTTTCCGCAATTTTAACAGTCTCGTCCTTATGACCGGCTAGATCTAGAGCAGCAGGATCAGCTATGGGAAGGTGTACGTGGTCTTCCAGTTCATCTCTTATCCCGGAAAGCTGCATGACAGCGGCGTAACTGATAGGGAGGAGCACGTCATAATGATCCTTTTTAACGATATCAAGAACTTTTTGCGCATAGGAAGGGTCTTTTTTTGGGTCCGGAGCAGAATGGCGAGATTTACAGTATCGTGAATAGAAAGATATACTGCAGGAAATGTGTGACACGACACCGACGTCCACCCCCTGTTTGCCAAGGGATCGAACTGCAGCAAGGGTATGTTTATAATTCCCGTCAGTCAGAAGTACTTTCATTCACGTTCACCAGAATTTCCTGAGATGAAAACCGTAGATCAATATATCCTGCTCCTTCGATATAATCCCCCTTTATTTTACCAATATTCACAGCATCGGTGTGGATCCGTATCATCATTTCAGGGCGAGGAAGATCCGGTCCGATTCCGGACATTTGGATTCTAATGCCGCCAGGTACGCGCTTGGTTTGGAGGACAACATCAGAACGAGCGGTGAACCAATGCGCCGCCTCTCTTGCGGGCACCACCCACGCCCCGTCCTCAACCGCCCTCTCCACCAGCATACGATAGAAGCCGCCCCACCTTTTTGGCGCCGCCATGCTCACCTGGTGCCACAGAAGGGTGACGACCCCCCCATACTTCTTTGCATACGCCAGCACCTCCTCGCACCGGCGTATCGCCTCCTCTTCTGAGAGGCGAAGGCACGTCCCGCGCCCCCCATCGTCAGACGAATTCCAGGTCTTCCCCCCGAACAGCCCCCCGTCCTGGGTGATCAGGGGCACCTCCAGCAAACGCCTGCACCCGCGCGGTCGGTAGGGCTGCATCGTCCCGGCCCTGAAGCCCACATCATCGTTATACCCGATGGTCGAGTCATAGGCGTATCCCGCCTCGTCGAGTATCTTCCAGGTGTCCTTATTGAAGAGCAGCCAGTGGACGCGCGTCCCTGCCTCCGCACCAGTAAGGCCTGACACGCGCAGCAACTCCTCCCGCGCCGCCCCGGCATCCCGCCAGTTGTCGAGCCCGTGCACACCGACCTCCCAGCCACCGTCGGTCAATGTCTTGATCAATCCGGGGTTGAGATCATAGTAGCCGGCCCGGATTGCGGGTGCACTCTCGCCTGCCTTCCCCTCCTCAGGCAGGAAGAACCAGGTCGAGCGCACGCCGAGTTCTTCCTCAAGCTGCATCCACTCCTCGAAGCAGTTCCAGGGATCCTTCCCGACCCCGC from Methanofollis liminatans DSM 4140 encodes:
- a CDS encoding PHP domain-containing protein yields the protein MDRFVADFHIHSRYSHDSLMHPEKILSVAKKKGLDAVAITDHDTIQGGLEGRKYEEKSGIRVIVGSEVKSDAGDIIGLGIQEEIRTRVWEEVIDEIREQGGVAVLPHPYRSHRSIQDLAEAVDLVEVWNARSTPDQNAQALELASNLGKRGLIGSDAHLFREIGNVKATYTNDTWILKETLCTRYASTWDICSSQVIGHIRKGEFISLILEGGRWMARKVL
- a CDS encoding carboxylate--amine ligase, whose amino-acid sequence is MKVLLTDGNYKHTLAAVRSLGKQGVDVGVVSHISCSISFYSRYCKSRHSAPDPKKDPSYAQKVLDIVKKDHYDVLLPISYAAVMQLSGIRDELEDHVHLPIADPAALDLAGHKDETVKIAEKVGVRVPKTYYPRSVPEVRELARELRYPVVVKGAEEAGYVGYANTPKELISRFSSISRYLPIVQEYIPGDGYGFFALYNHGEPRAIFMHRRIREYPVTGGPSTCAESIFDPELKRCGLAMLDELRWHGVAMVEFKKDAQNGEYVLMEINPKFWGSLDLAIASSVDFPYLACKMALDGDIKPVFEYQVGTRFRWLFPGELFHAMTNPRAIPQIAREFFDGRTRSDVEPADIVPNVVEIGMTGAEFLLRVAQGRFWRAHGQVRR
- a CDS encoding polysaccharide deacetylase family protein produces the protein MIGVCYLDPSPVEDTFRLLKIPWEWYDPAHTYDVVIARKGGVDAAGAFLVDLSEKDYFAEIARILNEGLPHCHEPVVDILIDELRQILKEHTLLVEIPPVPWGHPYIVALTHDVDITSARERRWVSVGYAVYQCLRKGMVKDAAQILGAKCGVGKDPWNCFEEWMQLEEELGVRSTWFFLPEEGKAGESAPAIRAGYYDLNPGLIKTLTDGGWEVGVHGLDNWRDAGAAREELLRVSGLTGAEAGTRVHWLLFNKDTWKILDEAGYAYDSTIGYNDDVGFRAGTMQPYRPRGCRRLLEVPLITQDGGLFGGKTWNSSDDGGRGTCLRLSEEEAIRRCEEVLAYAKKYGGVVTLLWHQVSMAAPKRWGGFYRMLVERAVEDGAWVVPAREAAHWFTARSDVVLQTKRVPGGIRIQMSGIGPDLPRPEMMIRIHTDAVNIGKIKGDYIEGAGYIDLRFSSQEILVNVNESTSD